From a single Centropristis striata isolate RG_2023a ecotype Rhode Island chromosome 14, C.striata_1.0, whole genome shotgun sequence genomic region:
- the si:ch211-171h4.3 gene encoding serine/threonine-protein kinase SBK2, which translates to MTAATKLLDEMCHLSAQSLTAMDTADHFNILKLLGEGSYGKVMLAVHKKRGTPMALKFFPRESTSLFSFLREYNLSLSFCTHPSLTRAMGIAYSTPSHYVFAQQASLFGDLYDVILPEVGMEEDCCQRVVSQLCGALSHLHSLGFVHRDLKPENVFLCDSACRWVKLGDFGMVKAKGTRVPEVWYSSPYCTPEAEIARGNEDSWSSINDGKDGIKGDEEKKKKQQRVWVSVEPSTDSWALGILTYAMLTGSHPWAETVADCRAYLKYREWFDRSEGPDDELDVWAEPRGQEEDIDLIGADLGKKDCPPVAPQFACFTPLARCFFRALLDPRPRLRGRPDVSLNYLGGEWVMEKERVRLDEERKKSGGKGAIRNMKEMEGRGER; encoded by the exons ATGACA GCTGCCACTAAGCTCCTGGATGAGATGTGCCACCTGTCGGCTCAGTCTCTGACAGCGATGGACACAGCCGACCACTTCAACATCCTGAAGCTCCTGGGCGAAGGCTCGTATGGTAAAGTCATGCTGGCCGTGCACAAGAAGAGAG GAACTCCGATGGCTCTGAAGTTCTTCCCGCGTGAGTCTAcgtctcttttctctttcctgAGGGAGTATAACCTCTCGCTGTCGTTCTGCACCCACCCCTCTCTGACCAGAGCCATGGGCATCGCCTACTCCACGCCCTCACACTACGTCTTCGCTCAGCAGGCGAGCCTCTTCGGCGATCTCTACGACGTCATCCTGCCCGAG GTTGGTATGGAGGAGGACTGCTGCCAGCGGGTGGTGTCCCAGCTGTGTGGCGCTCTCTCCCACCTGCACTCTCTCGGTTTCGTCCACAGAGACCTCAAACCGGAAAACGTCTTCCTGTGCGACTCGGCCTGCCGTTGGGTCAAACTAGGAGACTTCGGCATG GTGAAGGCCAAGGGCACCAGGGTCCCGGAGGTCTGGTACAGCTCTCCTTACTGCACCCCCGAGGCCGAGATCGCTCGCGGAAACGAGGACAGCTGGAGCAGCATTAATGACGGGAAGGACGGCATAAAGGGCgatgaggagaagaaaaagaagcagcAGAGAGTTTGGGTGTCTGTGGAGCCCAGCACAGACAGCTGGGCGCTGGGCATCCTGACCTACGCCATGCTCACCGGCAGCCACCCCTGGGCCGAGACCGTTGCCGACTGCCGCGCGTACCTGAAGTACCGGGAGTGGTTCGACAGGTCAGAAGGCCCCGACGACGAGCTGGACGTGTGGGCGGAGCCGCGGGGCCAGGAAGAAGACATCGATTTAATCGGGGCAGATCTCGGAAAGAAAGACTGCCCTCCTGTGGCGCCCCAGTTTGCGTGTTTCACCCCGCTGGCCCGCTGCTTCTTCCGGGCGCTGCTGGACCCGAGGCCCCGGCTTAGAGGGCGACCAGACGTTTCTCTGAATTACCTCGGAGGGGAGTGGGtgatggagaaggagagagtgagGCTGGacgaggagaggaagaagagcgGAGGGAAGGGAGCGATCAGGAACATGAAAGAgatggaggggagaggagagagatga
- the il11b gene encoding uncharacterized protein il11b: MDDGSSSSGVGVRAEDWSALVATCGTAAGKLSHFLSDVTPSVCLSVRSDDAGSCNGFIAPGGLLISCILSPQRPGSKPETVVPTPESVQHFVFFLLVISVIHDFTPCLVHLLLLAELFVHSSSRPTNHSPLCSLFKSMISQVDSLASLAKKLHDLSDEELVTFEAMDNRLAGLPHIEHTATHFHSLKMNESLSQLSVYTQSFRLHLDWLKTAKENVSLSSQSAGGASSHLLQLSNILNTSLQQISEEVPQSASPSLPVVSTAFDVLQFSVEISQQLKVFSDWSKRVLASLQRLSHCPRR, translated from the exons ATGGATGatggatcatcatcatcaggagTCGGAGTCAGAGCCGAGGACTGGTCGGCCCTGGTGGCCACATGTGGTACTGCAGCTGGAAAACTCAGCCACTTCCTGTCTGATGTCACACCGTcggtctgcctgtctgtcaggTCTGATGATGCAGGAAGCTGCAAC GGGTTTATAGCTCCTGGAGGTCTGCTGATCAGCTGCATCTTGTCGCCCCAAAGACCAGGTTCAAAACCAGAAACCGTGGTCCCCACCCCAGAgtctgtgcagcactttg tattttttcttcttgtcatTTCAGTGATTCATGACTTCACCCCGTGTCTTGTTCACCTGCTGCTATTGGCCGAGTTGTTTGTCCATTCATCGTCTCGTCCCACCAACCATTCCCCTCTCTGCAGCCTCTTTAAATCCATGATCAGTCAGGTGGACAGCTTGGCAAGCTTAGCCAAAAAACTCCATGACTTG TCGGATGAAGAACTGGTAACCTTCGAGGCGATGGACAACCGACTGGCCGGTCTTCCTCATATCGAACACACAGCGACACATTTCCACTCATTGAAG ATGAACGAGTCGCTCTCTCAGCTGTCTGTGTACACTCAGTCCTTCAGGCTGCACCTAGACTGGTTGAAAACAGCCAAAGAAAACGTCAGTCTGTCCTCCCagtcagcagggggcgccagCTCTCACCTCCTGCAGCTGTCCAACATCCTCAACACCTCGCTTCAACAG aTCAGTGAAGAGGTTCCTCAGTCAGCGTCTCCCTCTCTGCCCGTCGTCTCCACAGCCTTCGACGTGCTGCAGTTCTCCGTTGAGATCTCTCAGCAGCTAAAAGTGTTTTCTGACTGGTCGAAGAGAGTTTTGGCGAGTCTCCAGAGACTCTCCCACTGCCCTCGGCGTTAA